The Bacillus sp. NEB1478 genome contains the following window.
GTAATGCAATAGTTTCGATTAAATCGACAATAGTCTTACCGGTACTAACTTCGTTTAAACCACAAGCAAAAAGAAATAAAGGTGTTTTTTCTGAATTCAATTGTTCCTTAGAGGATATCCAAACATAATTACCGGACGTCAACCTGAAGGATTTCACTTCTATTGCTAAGTTTCCCAGTAGAAAATCTTGTTTATCTCCAAGTGCTCCAACCCAACTGTGTATAGCTTGTATATTTCCATAGGCAGGGATTATGTAATCATTTAAAATTTTTAGTTCTCCGAATAATCCCATTTGTTCCTCTTTAGACATTATTTTCAGCGAAGTTTTTTGTAATAACTTCTGCCACCTTTCTAACCGTTTCATCACCTTTTCTATAACTACTTCATCATGCCCCTTCATTACATTAATTAGATCATTGCAAAGTACATAGAAAAGCTCCCAATCTTTCATTTCCTTTAATATCAATATAAGTTGATTCGGAGCTGTAGTATTATCAACCTTAATTTGAATGCCTTTAAGCTTAATTTCTTTTGGATAAATAAAATCTTCATCACATTGAATCATTAACCCATACTGATTTAACGCATCAACAATCCAAAAGACATTGTAATTAATAGAATCTT
Protein-coding sequences here:
- a CDS encoding PD-(D/E)XK motif protein; this encodes MKLVKILTMMNNPWFGLSTLSKIRIKDSINYNVFWIVDALNQYGLMIQCDEDFIYPKEIKLKGIQIKVDNTTAPNQLILILKEMKDWELFYVLCNDLINVMKGHDEVVIEKVMKRLERWQKLLQKTSLKIMSKEEQMGLFGELKILNDYIIPAYGNIQAIHSWVGALGDKQDFLLGNLAIEVKSFRLTSGNYVWISSKEQLNSEKTPLFLFACGLNEVSTGKTIVDLIETIALQIETENVLNEFIEKIEQYGYVSELQKDDLSKFKLEKVNGFEVKEEFPRISLNQVSSLIKDMKYSVDLSGCSQFKVNIPDILI